The genomic region GCGCGCACATAGGAAACGAGCGAGGCGAACCCGCGGCGGCCGGCGACGTCGACGCGGGGGCGGACGTCGCGGGGGAACGCGCGCGTCACGAACTTCCAGATGCCGTCGCCGTCGTGCAGGAAGAAGATCAGCGTGAACAGCGCGAGCAGCAGACCCGTCAGCGCCTCGCCCAGGGTGGCCGCCGTGGTCAGCGCACCGGACGTGATCGCGGTCTGGTTCTCCTTGATCGTGTTCACGAGCTCGTTGATGTAACCCTGCAGCTGCGCGTCGGACAGGTGCGCCGGGCCGTCCTTCAGCCACTGCTGGATCGTGTCGAGCGAGGCCGACACCTGCGTCTGCAGCTCCGGCAGGCCGCGGGAGAACTCGCTGATCACGAATGTCAGCACGCCGCCGAGCACGCCGATGCCGATGATCATCATCACCGTGGTGGCGACGCCGCGCGGGACCCGCCACTCGACGAGCTTCGCCACGCCCGGCGACAGCAGGGCCGCCAGCAGCAGTGCCACTGCGACGGGGATCACGATCGACGCGAGATAGCCCAGCACATACGCGACCACGTACAACGCGGCCACCACAGCGACGAAGCGCCAGCTCAGGGCGGCGCTCACCCTCAGCAGCTTCGGAACGCGACTGCTGATCTCCGACTCCGATGCGCTCACGGGCCTCACGTTAACTGTTCGGACCCTGGCGAACGCGGAACCTGGTAGGGATGATCCGGTTCGTCAGGGGAGGACGAGAGTGATCAAGCCGGAAGACTTGACCGAGGTCGAACGCCAGGTCGCCGGGGCCTATGCGGGCGGCACCGAGATCGACCTGACCGGGCAGAGCGTGCGCGGC from Lentzea guizhouensis harbors:
- a CDS encoding AI-2E family transporter, translating into MSASESEISSRVPKLLRVSAALSWRFVAVVAALYVVAYVLGYLASIVIPVAVALLLAALLSPGVAKLVEWRVPRGVATTVMMIIGIGVLGGVLTFVISEFSRGLPELQTQVSASLDTIQQWLKDGPAHLSDAQLQGYINELVNTIKENQTAITSGALTTAATLGEALTGLLLALFTLIFFLHDGDGIWKFVTRAFPRDVRPRVDVAGRRGFASLVSYVRATAAVAVVDAVGVGIGLAIIGVPLVVPLSALVFLGAFIPIIGAVFTGAVSVLIALVTNGPIAALVVLAVLIGVMQLESHVLQPILLGRAVKLHPLAVIIAIAAGLVAGGIAGALLAVPLLAVLNSGIRSLVSDADAEQKPEKVDVLEPQETAPKDDRSERQKEL